One region of Chryseobacterium muglaense genomic DNA includes:
- a CDS encoding type VI secretion system baseplate subunit TssF — protein MNLDQNIYSKESVKARMLQNATKVWGLKSPQSLDPFVKLLIDAFSTEVFKANNEIQTVNARILEKLAKLLTPSIYTHPIPAHALAYTAPYESSEILLEHTEFFFKKHMNSTVKSESDKQLNIPFTPIGSVRTNKAQTAIMFVGNTCYSLDERLNKIPISRFQGRPEDYRKITIGIDVSKFTNEKFPKTLSLYCSNPAFEHLDFVYKLLPYSTVSSNGNPLFIKEGISYIKNTETEGYEQLFHEQSIKTKIIDDIKNIYRHRFVEVTGLSRDLFTKELPENLDFLKGREEIEKYLNGKDFLWLTFEFPPQFSAEILDNFTFVLNAFPVYNRGWKKTEYSLDIMGNNIPLITEEAEHFLYVDEVQDGDGRKYTEIPFTPSDNLKKGLYTVRKGGMERFNNRNAVDMISNVLELTRDEIAAFSLLNRDNVKGMLGEMSDKMKSMVQKVNNAKRNIRQELNYVIMEPVEKTDHTYASFWITHCTFANHMRPGTELSNQLKSQSMILLTETIGGTEEQKGSDSIQAYKYALTTRDKIISLEDVKNYCRMVLKDELKDVRVKRGTMISNKPKEGFVRTVEVEIVPNNYSFYGRMYWENMANILRNQIVSKAIDGIEYLVKISNEDTDFFEN, from the coding sequence ATGAATTTAGATCAGAATATTTATTCCAAAGAATCCGTAAAAGCGAGAATGCTTCAGAATGCTACAAAAGTTTGGGGACTGAAAAGCCCTCAGTCATTAGACCCTTTTGTAAAATTACTGATTGACGCATTCAGCACCGAAGTTTTTAAAGCGAATAATGAAATTCAAACCGTTAATGCAAGGATTTTAGAAAAACTTGCCAAACTATTAACACCTTCAATTTATACCCACCCGATTCCGGCTCATGCTTTAGCGTATACTGCTCCGTATGAGTCATCAGAAATTTTGCTGGAACATACCGAGTTTTTTTTCAAAAAACACATGAACTCCACGGTAAAATCGGAATCCGATAAACAACTGAACATTCCTTTTACACCCATTGGAAGCGTAAGAACAAACAAAGCGCAGACCGCCATTATGTTTGTGGGGAATACATGTTATAGTTTAGATGAGAGATTGAATAAAATTCCAATCTCAAGATTTCAGGGAAGACCTGAAGATTACAGGAAAATAACCATTGGAATTGATGTTTCGAAATTTACCAACGAAAAGTTTCCGAAAACACTAAGCCTTTACTGTTCAAATCCCGCATTTGAGCATCTTGATTTTGTTTACAAGCTTTTACCATACAGTACGGTTTCAAGCAACGGAAATCCTTTGTTCATCAAAGAAGGAATATCTTACATAAAAAATACTGAAACGGAAGGGTACGAACAGTTATTTCATGAGCAGTCAATAAAAACAAAAATTATTGATGATATTAAAAATATTTACCGTCATAGATTCGTTGAGGTTACGGGTCTTTCGAGGGATCTTTTCACTAAAGAACTTCCGGAGAATTTAGATTTCTTAAAAGGAAGAGAAGAAATTGAAAAATATCTGAACGGAAAAGATTTTTTATGGCTTACTTTTGAATTTCCACCACAGTTTTCGGCAGAGATTTTAGATAATTTTACTTTTGTTTTAAATGCTTTTCCGGTGTACAATCGAGGCTGGAAAAAAACAGAGTACAGTTTAGACATTATGGGAAATAATATTCCTTTGATTACCGAAGAGGCTGAACACTTTCTGTATGTAGACGAAGTTCAGGACGGAGATGGTAGAAAATACACCGAAATTCCTTTCACGCCTTCAGATAATCTTAAAAAAGGTTTGTACACGGTAAGAAAAGGCGGAATGGAACGTTTCAATAATAGAAATGCAGTTGATATGATTTCCAATGTTCTTGAACTGACAAGAGATGAAATTGCAGCTTTTTCATTATTAAACCGAGACAATGTAAAAGGAATGCTCGGTGAAATGTCTGATAAAATGAAATCAATGGTGCAGAAAGTCAACAACGCCAAAAGAAACATTAGACAGGAACTCAACTATGTTATCATGGAGCCTGTTGAAAAAACAGACCATACTTACGCTTCATTTTGGATTACACATTGCACTTTTGCCAATCATATGCGTCCCGGAACTGAACTTTCAAATCAGCTGAAATCACAGTCGATGATTTTGCTGACAGAAACAATTGGTGGTACAGAAGAGCAGAAAGGTTCAGACAGTATTCAGGCGTATAAATATGCTTTAACGACGAGAGATAAAATAATTTCTCTGGAAGATGTTAAAAACTATTGCCGTATGGTTTTGAAAGACGAATTGAAAGATGTTCGTGTAAAACGCGGAACCATGATAAGCAACAAACCAAAAGAAGGCTTCGTAAGAACTGTTGAGGTAGAAATTGTACCAAACAATTATTCTTTCTACGGAAGAATGTATTGGGAAAATATGGCAAACATTTTGCGGAACCAAATCGTCTCTAAAGCAATTGACGGAATAGAATATCTCGTGAAAATAAGTAACGAAGACACCGATTTTTTTGAAAATTAA
- a CDS encoding APC family permease produces the protein MQKKLKLWDAIMLVMGSMIGSGIFIVSADMMRNLGSGYWMIVVWVITGIMTVAAAISYGELSSLFPKAGGQYTYLTEIFGKKMGFLYGWGLFTVIQTGTIAAVAMAFGKFTAYLVPELNNAAPLFQSGTFQITWIQILAIAVIILLTYINTRGVESGKLLQNVFTGSKIIALLGLIALGFILVDVSHLAENFSFGTDSFNNLKQDDKGVFLQSGWESISGMTLMGGIAAAMVGSVFSSVAWESVTFVSGEIENPKKNVVKAMILGTSAVMLLYIAVNFVYINALDRDSIAFAANDRVAVAASQNIFGSAGTVIIAVLVMVSTFGCNNGLILAGSRVFQTMAKDGLFFKSAVENNKNQVPGNALWMQGIWASLLCLSGQYGNLLDMISFVIVLFYMITVFGVIYLRIKQPNLERPYKTWLYPITPIIYLLIGTAFCVLLLIYKQQYTWPGFLIVLLGLPVYYLINRNKKTD, from the coding sequence ATGCAGAAAAAACTAAAACTATGGGACGCCATTATGTTGGTAATGGGTTCGATGATTGGAAGCGGAATTTTTATCGTAAGCGCCGATATGATGCGAAATCTGGGTTCCGGATATTGGATGATTGTCGTTTGGGTAATCACCGGAATCATGACCGTTGCTGCAGCGATAAGCTATGGTGAATTATCATCACTTTTCCCAAAAGCTGGCGGACAATACACGTATCTTACGGAAATTTTCGGTAAAAAAATGGGTTTCCTCTACGGGTGGGGATTGTTTACCGTGATTCAGACCGGAACAATTGCTGCCGTTGCAATGGCATTCGGAAAGTTTACCGCATATCTCGTTCCTGAATTAAATAATGCCGCACCCCTATTTCAGAGCGGAACATTTCAGATTACGTGGATCCAAATCTTGGCGATAGCAGTAATTATTTTACTGACCTACATCAACACAAGAGGAGTAGAAAGCGGCAAACTACTTCAGAATGTTTTTACAGGATCAAAAATCATTGCTCTCCTTGGATTAATTGCTTTAGGATTCATCTTGGTAGATGTTTCTCACTTGGCTGAAAATTTCAGCTTTGGAACAGATTCTTTTAATAACTTAAAACAGGATGATAAAGGCGTCTTTTTACAGTCGGGGTGGGAATCTATCTCCGGAATGACTTTGATGGGCGGAATAGCCGCCGCAATGGTTGGTTCGGTGTTTAGTTCGGTTGCCTGGGAAAGTGTAACTTTTGTTTCTGGTGAAATCGAGAATCCTAAGAAAAATGTTGTGAAGGCAATGATTTTGGGAACTTCAGCAGTGATGTTGTTGTATATCGCAGTAAATTTTGTGTACATCAATGCTTTAGATAGAGATTCAATTGCATTCGCTGCCAATGACAGAGTGGCGGTTGCGGCTTCACAGAATATTTTTGGGAGCGCAGGAACGGTGATTATTGCTGTTTTGGTGATGGTGTCTACATTTGGTTGCAACAACGGATTAATTTTAGCGGGATCAAGAGTTTTTCAGACTATGGCAAAAGATGGGTTGTTCTTTAAGTCAGCTGTTGAGAATAATAAAAATCAGGTTCCCGGAAATGCACTTTGGATGCAGGGAATTTGGGCATCATTACTTTGCCTGAGCGGACAATACGGAAACCTTTTAGACATGATATCATTTGTCATCGTATTGTTTTACATGATTACCGTTTTCGGAGTAATTTATTTAAGAATTAAACAGCCGAATCTTGAAAGACCTTATAAAACTTGGCTATACCCAATCACTCCGATAATTTACCTTTTGATCGGAACCGCTTTTTGCGTATTGCTTTTAATTTATAAACAACAATACACCTGGCCGGGATTTTTAATTGTTCTTTTGGGGCTTCCCGTTTATTATCTTATCAATAGAAATAAAAAAACAGATTAA
- a CDS encoding helix-turn-helix domain-containing protein, which translates to MSLNERISKVIEYSGFTPSEFADEVDVQRSSISHVTSGRNKPSLEFIIKIKSRFPEILWDWLVTGDGEMLKSELPDTEEPVTEGKVKPTSLPDLFTMINNDKGFGSEEFEDSSTIESPSESVKTYQSKANEKIFDSQQLEKTNEQNINQAAENQNNKIKRIIIFYENGKFESFEP; encoded by the coding sequence ATGAGTTTAAATGAGAGAATTTCAAAAGTTATCGAATATTCGGGGTTTACTCCCTCTGAATTTGCAGATGAAGTAGATGTGCAACGGTCGTCTATTTCTCACGTAACATCAGGAAGAAATAAACCTTCTCTAGAATTTATCATCAAAATAAAATCTCGTTTTCCAGAAATTTTATGGGATTGGTTGGTTACCGGAGATGGTGAAATGCTAAAGTCTGAGCTCCCTGATACAGAAGAACCAGTAACGGAAGGAAAAGTAAAACCTACTTCCCTACCCGATTTATTTACCATGATAAATAACGATAAAGGTTTTGGCAGCGAAGAATTTGAAGATTCATCAACTATTGAAAGCCCTTCAGAATCCGTTAAAACGTATCAAAGTAAAGCAAACGAAAAAATATTCGATTCTCAGCAATTAGAAAAAACAAACGAGCAAAACATTAATCAAGCAGCTGAAAATCAAAATAATAAAATAAAACGGATTATCATATTTTACGAAAATGGAAAATTCGAAAGTTTTGAACCATAA
- a CDS encoding DUF4920 domain-containing protein gives MKFKAILVLAAVSVSTLAFAQEKKKMGPPEGNAIIGDTYGSAVASTVESKAISVEKLGKKLKKENKKVENVAVKGKVIDVCEKKGCWLTIQTEDNSQFFVKMKDYAFFVPTALKGKTVVLDGTAERKVTSIDEQKHYAEDAKKPQAEIDAITQPKEEIRFVANGIKVVN, from the coding sequence ATGAAATTTAAGGCAATATTAGTTTTAGCAGCGGTAAGCGTATCAACTTTAGCTTTCGCTCAGGAAAAGAAAAAAATGGGTCCACCCGAAGGTAATGCAATCATTGGAGATACTTACGGTTCGGCTGTAGCTTCTACTGTAGAATCTAAAGCTATTAGTGTAGAAAAATTAGGCAAAAAGCTTAAGAAAGAAAATAAGAAAGTTGAGAACGTAGCCGTAAAAGGAAAAGTAATCGATGTTTGTGAGAAAAAAGGATGTTGGCTAACGATTCAAACTGAAGACAATTCTCAGTTTTTTGTAAAAATGAAAGATTACGCATTTTTCGTTCCAACAGCTTTGAAAGGTAAAACGGTTGTATTAGACGGAACTGCTGAAAGAAAAGTAACTTCTATTGACGAGCAGAAACATTACGCAGAAGATGCTAAAAAACCTCAGGCAGAAATTGATGCAATTACTCAGCCCAAAGAAGAAATAAGATTCGTAGCCAACGGAATTAAAGTGGTTAACTAA
- a CDS encoding DUF3829 domain-containing protein, whose product MKKVMMVALALSLSAASVSCKKGMDKIGNAVLKAGENESQAIIDFNNDFLDSYKSSSRHIENIVKYAEAAVKKSKGETVYSMPVIISSMDYALSKIKEVPSGFEKDKTLVEADFNTYKAKKESIGKKFEELKSYITSEDYKDDKGAKAEALKKDIDAEAQAFFTAGENILTKIKPATDAAEEVILKDHPMKEFILSSKTLMSSMDSVIGVLDKQYTEGFNEAEAQKKYDEFEKVVADNTKKVFNVKEQQYAYKKTEFENVNKKAADFLDKYRKLIRDSKSTGKISDSNIQQMDSAYESVLNSYNSFVK is encoded by the coding sequence ATGAAAAAAGTAATGATGGTTGCACTGGCTTTATCGCTGAGTGCAGCAAGTGTAAGCTGTAAAAAAGGAATGGATAAAATTGGAAATGCCGTTCTGAAAGCCGGAGAAAACGAATCTCAGGCGATTATAGATTTTAATAACGACTTTTTAGATTCTTATAAAAGCTCTTCAAGACATATTGAAAATATTGTAAAGTATGCCGAAGCAGCCGTTAAAAAATCTAAAGGCGAAACGGTTTACAGCATGCCGGTGATAATTAGTTCTATGGATTATGCACTTAGTAAAATAAAAGAAGTCCCTTCTGGTTTTGAAAAAGATAAAACCCTTGTAGAAGCAGATTTTAATACTTATAAAGCGAAGAAAGAAAGCATAGGAAAAAAGTTTGAAGAACTAAAATCATATATCACGTCCGAAGATTACAAAGATGATAAAGGAGCAAAAGCTGAAGCTTTGAAAAAAGATATCGACGCAGAAGCTCAGGCATTTTTTACGGCGGGAGAAAATATTTTAACAAAAATAAAACCGGCAACCGATGCTGCAGAAGAGGTGATCCTTAAAGACCATCCGATGAAAGAATTTATACTTTCTTCTAAAACTTTGATGAGCTCTATGGATTCTGTAATAGGAGTTCTGGATAAACAATATACAGAAGGTTTTAATGAAGCCGAAGCTCAGAAAAAGTATGATGAGTTTGAAAAAGTAGTAGCAGATAATACCAAAAAAGTTTTTAACGTAAAAGAACAGCAGTATGCTTACAAAAAAACTGAGTTTGAAAATGTAAACAAAAAAGCCGCTGACTTTTTAGATAAATACCGAAAACTAATTAGAGATTCAAAATCTACAGGAAAAATTTCTGACAGTAATATTCAACAAATGGATTCTGCTTACGAATCTGTTTTGAATTCTTACAACTCGTTTGTGAAGTAA
- a CDS encoding GPW/gp25 family protein, which yields MDTPNYRMPFVPSTLMSEGGSIDTCDMGESIAHNIMLLITTKKGENRYDDNYGNDVWNLEFDNGVTSAVWESVFVKSLKRQILQYEPRIVQPQVDAHVKLVEHNYDTKEHTEIKKKVKIGINAKMEATGERFSFSTELFLSPMSID from the coding sequence ATGGACACACCAAATTACAGAATGCCTTTTGTGCCTTCTACACTCATGTCTGAAGGGGGAAGTATAGATACCTGCGATATGGGAGAAAGCATCGCTCACAACATTATGCTTTTAATCACAACAAAAAAAGGCGAAAACAGATATGATGACAACTACGGAAACGATGTTTGGAATCTGGAATTCGATAATGGCGTAACATCAGCAGTTTGGGAAAGTGTATTTGTAAAAAGTCTTAAAAGACAAATCTTACAATACGAACCAAGAATTGTACAGCCGCAAGTTGATGCTCATGTAAAACTTGTAGAGCATAACTATGATACCAAAGAACATACGGAAATCAAGAAAAAAGTAAAAATAGGGATCAATGCAAAAATGGAAGCTACAGGCGAGCGTTTCAGTTTTTCTACCGAACTTTTTCTAAGCCCGATGTCCATCGACTAA
- a CDS encoding M14 family zinc carboxypeptidase, with protein MNFKHFYTANPDFPNRYISPEKLFSYLQANLKDYIQEIGRSYLDKPIYKLSLGTGKINVLAWSQMHGNESNATHAMLDLLKSFDNAPELKEELFSKISLDFIFMLNPDGSEKWTRLNASEVDLNRDFHNEASKEIKFLKNLVASKKYDYALNLHEQRTIFTTDGIHPATLSFLAPSENVERTVTENRKKCMAVIAGVYNHLKELIPNQIGRYSDEFYPTSTGDNFIKTGMPTILFEGGHFADDYSRKETRKYYTIALYYALKAISELDSDVTGWEAYQEIPENQETHYDVIYRNVKLNTDHECILDIAVQYREVYEEGKDEISFIPFVIEAGDVKKRKGWLEIDCTGKKYISDTKYPKLEAEVNFKIED; from the coding sequence ATGAACTTTAAACATTTCTACACTGCGAATCCTGATTTCCCTAATCGATATATTTCTCCTGAAAAATTATTTTCTTACTTACAGGCTAACCTCAAAGATTACATTCAAGAGATTGGAAGGTCTTATTTAGATAAACCAATTTATAAGTTAAGTTTAGGAACAGGTAAAATCAATGTTCTTGCTTGGTCACAAATGCACGGGAACGAATCTAATGCAACGCACGCCATGCTCGATTTGTTGAAGAGCTTTGATAATGCCCCAGAGTTAAAAGAAGAGTTGTTCAGTAAAATCAGTTTAGATTTTATTTTTATGTTAAACCCTGATGGTTCTGAAAAATGGACGAGGCTAAATGCGTCGGAGGTAGACCTCAACAGAGACTTTCATAACGAAGCAAGTAAAGAGATAAAATTCTTAAAGAATCTGGTAGCTTCAAAGAAGTATGACTATGCTCTAAATCTTCACGAGCAGCGCACGATTTTTACCACCGATGGAATTCATCCGGCAACACTTTCCTTTTTAGCGCCTTCAGAAAATGTAGAGCGAACTGTTACTGAAAACCGAAAAAAATGCATGGCGGTAATTGCGGGTGTTTACAATCACTTGAAAGAATTAATTCCTAATCAAATTGGAAGATATTCTGATGAGTTCTATCCTACTTCTACGGGCGATAATTTTATAAAAACTGGAATGCCGACCATCCTTTTCGAAGGCGGACATTTTGCAGATGATTATTCTAGAAAAGAAACTAGAAAATATTATACGATTGCTTTGTATTATGCTCTAAAAGCAATAAGTGAACTTGACTCTGATGTTACAGGTTGGGAAGCTTATCAGGAGATTCCCGAGAACCAGGAAACGCATTATGATGTAATTTACAGAAACGTAAAATTAAATACGGATCATGAATGCATTTTAGATATTGCAGTTCAGTACAGAGAAGTGTATGAAGAAGGTAAAGATGAAATTTCATTTATCCCTTTTGTGATAGAGGCGGGAGATGTGAAAAAAAGAAAAGGTTGGTTGGAAATCGACTGTACCGGAAAAAAATATATTTCCGATACCAAATATCCTAAACTGGAAGCAGAAGTAAATTTCAAAATAGAAGACTAA